One window from the genome of Salmo salar chromosome ssa25, Ssal_v3.1, whole genome shotgun sequence encodes:
- the LOC106593668 gene encoding tubulin beta-4B chain, with product MREIVHLQAGQCGNQIGAKFWEVISDEHGIDPTGTYHGDSDLQLERINVYYNEATGGKYVPRAILVDLEPGTMDSVRSGPFGQIFRPDNFVFGQSGAGNNWAKGHYTEGAELVDSVLDVVRKEAESCDCLQGFQLTHSLGGGTGSGMGTLLISKIREEYPDRIMNTFSVVPSPKVSDTVVEPYNATLSVHQLVENTDETYCIDNEALYDICFRTLKLTTPTYGDLNHLVSATMSGVTTCLRFPGQLNADLRKLAVNMVPFPRLHFFMPGFAPLTSRGSQQYRALTVPELTQQMFDAKNMMAACDPRHGRYLTVAAIFRGRMSMKEVDEQMLNVQNKNSSYFVEWIPNNVKTAVCDIPPRGLKMAATFIGNSTAIQELFKRISEQFTAMFRRKAFLHWYTGEGMDEMEFTEAESNMNDLVSEYQQYQDATAEEEGEFEEEGEEDMG from the exons ATGAGGGAAATTGTTCACCTACAAGCGGGTCAATGTGGAAATCAGATCGGCGCCAAG TTTTGGGAGGTGATTAGTGATGAACATGGGATAGATCCAACTGGGACATACCATGGGGACAGCGACCTTCAGCTGGAGAGAATAAATGTTTACTACAATGAAGCGACTG GAGGAAAATATGTCCCCAGAGCCATCTTGGTCGATCTTGAGCCTGGCACCATGGATTCAGTTCGGTCTGGCCCATTTGGACAAATATTTAGACCAGATAACTTTGTGTTTG GGCAGAGTGGTGCTGGTAACAACTGGGCTAAAGGCCACTACACAGAGGGAGCAGAGCTGGTGGACTCTGTTCTGGATGTGGTGAGGAAAGAGGCTGAGAGCTGTGACTGTCTACAGGGATTTCAACTCACTCACTCCCTGGGTGGAGGCACAGGATCCGGCATGGGAACTCTACTGATCAGCAAAATCCGTGAAGAATACCCAGACCGAATCATGAACACCTTTAGCGTGGTGCCCTCTCCAAAAGTATCGGATACTGTTGTTGAGCCTTACAATGCTACCCTCTCAGTTCACCAGCTTGTAGAGAACACGGATGAAACCTATTGCATAGACAATGAAGCCTTGTATGATATCTGCTTCCGTACCCTGAAGCTGACCACCCCCACATATGGTGATCTAAATCACCTGGTATCAGCCACCATGAGTGGAGTCACTACCTGCCTGAGGTTCCCTGGCCAGCTGAATGCTGACCTACGTAAGCTAGCCGTCAACATGGTCCCCTTCCCCCGCCTGCACTTCTTCATGCCTGGCTTCGCCCCCCTCACCAGCAGAGGCAGCCAGCAGTACCGTGCCCTGACTGTCCCCGAACTCACCCAGCAGATGTTTGACGCTAAGAACATGATGGCCGCCTGCGACCCCCGCCATGGTCGTTACCTCACCGTGGCCGCCATCTTCCGAGGCCGCATGTCCATGAAGGAGGTGGACGAGCAGATGCTGAACGTCCAGAACAAGAACAGCAGCTACTTTGTGGAATGGATCCCCAACAACGTGAAGACCGCAGTCTGCGACATCCCGCCCCGCGGCCTCAAGATGGCCGCCACCTTCATCGGCAACAGCACGGCCATCCAGGAGCTGTTCAAGCGCATCTCTGAGCAGTTCACAGCCATGTTCCGTCGTAAGGCCTTCCTGCACTGGTACACCGGGGAGGGCATGGACGAGATGGAGTTCACTGAGGCAGAGAGCAACATGAACGACCTGGTGTCAGAGTACCAACAGTACCAGGATGCCACTgctgaggaggagggagagtttgaagaggagggagaggaggatatggGCTGA
- the LOC106586934 gene encoding tubulin beta-4B chain, which produces MREIVHLQAGQCGNQIGAKFWEVISDEHGIDPTGTYHGDSDLQLERINVYYNEATGGKYVPRAILVDLEPGTMDSVRSGPFGQIFRPDNFVFGQSGAGNNWAKGHYTEGAELVDSVLDVVRKEAESCDCLQGFQLTHSLGGGTGSGMGTLLISKIREEYPDRIMNTFSVVPSPKVSDTVVEPYNATLSVHQLVENTDETYCIDNEALYDICFRTLKLTTPTYGDLNHLVSATMSGVTTCLRFPGQLNADLRKLAVNMVPFPRLHFFMPGFAPLTSRGSQQYRALTVPELTQQMFDAKNMMAACDPRHGRYLTVAAIFRGRMSMKEVDEQMLNVQNKNSSYFVEWIPNNVKTAVCDIPPRGLKMAATFIGNSTAIQELFKRISEQFTAMFRRKAFLHWYTGEGMDEMEFTEAESNMNDLVSEYQQYQDATAEEEGEFEEEGEEDMG; this is translated from the exons TTTTGGGAGGTGATTAGTGATGAACATGGGATAGATCCAACTGGGACATACCATGGGGACAGCGACCTTCAGCTGGAGAGAATAAATGTTTACTACAATGAAGCGACTG GAGGAAAATATGTCCCCAGAGCCATCTTGGTCGATCTTGAGCCTGGCACCATGGATTCAGTTCGGTCTGGCCCATTTGGACAAATATTTAGACCAGATAACTTTGTGTTTG GGCAGAGTGGTGCTGGTAACAACTGGGCTAAAGGCCACTACACAGAGGGAGCAGAGCTGGTGGACTCTGTTCTGGATGTGGTGAGGAAAGAGGCTGAGAGCTGTGACTGTCTACAGGGATTTCAACTCACTCACTCCCTGGGTGGAGGCACAGGATCCGGCATGGGAACTCTACTGATCAGCAAAATCCGTGAAGAATACCCAGACCGAATCATGAACACCTTTAGCGTGGTGCCCTCTCCAAAAGTATCGGATACTGTTGTTGAGCCTTACAATGCTACCCTCTCAGTTCACCAGCTTGTAGAGAACACGGATGAAACCTATTGCATAGACAATGAAGCCTTGTATGATATCTGCTTCCGTACCCTGAAGCTGACCACCCCCACATATGGTGATCTAAATCACCTGGTATCAGCCACCATGAGTGGAGTCACTACCTGCCTGAGGTTCCCTGGCCAGCTGAATGCTGACCTACGTAAGCTAGCCGTCAACATGGTCCCCTTCCCCCGCCTGCACTTCTTCATGCCTGGCTTCGCCCCCCTCACCAGCAGAGGCAGCCAGCAGTACCGTGCCCTGACTGTCCCCGAACTCACCCAGCAGATGTTTGACGCTAAGAACATGATGGCCGCCTGCGACCCCCGCCATGGTCGTTACCTCACCGTGGCCGCCATCTTCCGAGGCCGCATGTCCATGAAGGAGGTGGACGAGCAGATGCTGAACGTCCAGAACAAGAACAGCAGCTACTTTGTGGAATGGATCCCCAACAACGTGAAGACCGCAGTCTGCGACATCCCGCCCCGCGGCCTCAAGATGGCCGCCACCTTCATCGGCAACAGCACGGCCATCCAGGAGCTGTTCAAGCGCATCTCTGAGCAGTTCACAGCCATGTTCCGTCGTAAGGCCTTCCTGCACTGGTACACCGGGGAGGGCATGGACGAGATGGAGTTCACTGAGGCAGAGAGCAACATGAACGACCTGGTGTCAGAGTACCAACAGTACCAGGATGCCACTgctgaggaggagggagagtttgaagaggagggagaggaggatatggGCTGA